In Streptomyces sclerotialus, the DNA window CCGACAACGACGGGTACCCGGCGACGGCCGCGGGGGTGGAGGACGGGATCACGTCGTTGTCGCCCCGTGCGCAGTCGGTCGTCCAGGCGGGCGGGTTCGTCGGTGCGGCGATGGCGTCCAGCCGGTGGGCGGCCATGGTCTCGTCGAGGGAGCGCCGGGAGAGGTCCTTCAGCTCGGCGCGCATGGCCCGGTACTCGGGGTCGGTGGTGGGCGGCGAGGTCAGCGCCTGCTCGAACAGTTCCTGGCCGGCGAAGCAGGTCCGCTCCGCCGGGTGGGTGCGGTGGAACTCGATGAGCCCGGCGAGGTTCCGGGGGCCGTCGCGGGTGGCGAGGTAGGCGTCGATGTCCCGGTGGAATTCGCTGAGCAGCGCCGGGAATTCGAGTGCGGCGAGCCGCTTCTGGTACGGCGGCGTCACCTCGACGACCTCGGCCCCCGCCGTGCGCAGCTTCTTCGCGGTGCGGGACATCAAGGCGTCCACCTCCGGCCCGAGCGAGGGCAGCCGCCACAGACCGATCCGTTTACCCCGCAGAGCACCGGGGCGGGCCGAGTCCTCCTGGAGGTCGGCGGCGACGGCGGAGCGGGCGGTGTCACCACCGCTGAGCACCGAGAAGGTGAGCGCGGCGTCGGTGACGTTGCGCGCCATGGGGCCGGCGGTGTCCTGCTCCGCCGAGATCGGCACCACGCCGTCCTGGCTGACGAGGCCGAGGCTGGGCTTGTGCCCGACCACCCCGTTCATCCCGGCGGGGCACACGATGGAGCCGTCCGTCTCGGTACCGATCGCCACCTGCGCCAGCGAGGCGGCGAGCGCGGCGCCCGAACCGGAGGAGGACCCGCACGGGTTGCGGTCCAGTACGTACGGGTTGTTGGTCTGCCCGCC includes these proteins:
- a CDS encoding amidase family protein, which gives rise to MRHRSIAALVAALVAGTLSAGAPSPRAQAADAGHGGAPPAGSAPGPGIDLDTVTIPELQARMAGGSLTSSALTAAYLWRIRTVDPKVDAVLRTDPTALRQAAASDARHRRGATRGPLDGIPVLLKDNVNTRDMPTTAGSQALAGSPPGTDAALVTRLRKAGAVILGKTNLSEWANFRAAKPTSGWSAVGGQTNNPYVLDRNPCGSSSGSGAALAASLAQVAIGTETDGSIVCPAGMNGVVGHKPSLGLVSQDGVVPISAEQDTAGPMARNVTDAALTFSVLSGGDTARSAVAADLQEDSARPGALRGKRIGLWRLPSLGPEVDALMSRTAKKLRTAGAEVVEVTPPYQKRLAALEFPALLSEFHRDIDAYLATRDGPRNLAGLIEFHRTHPAERTCFAGQELFEQALTSPPTTDPEYRAMRAELKDLSRRSLDETMAAHRLDAIAAPTNPPAWTTDCARGDNDVIPSSTPAAVAGYPSLSVPAGFVGELPVGLLLMTGDHRDAELLSLGAAVEHRLAAWRAPRYLPSVGSGPTG